GAACGGTTTCGTTACGCCACTGCCGTCGAGCCCTCCGTCGAGTTCGCCGACGGTTTTCGAGTGGTTggtaaaattttgacaaacttggGCAAATCGACTAGATTTGAAGTCGTGCGTCAACTAAATAATCCTGCTTTGCGTCATTGATACGTCCGTTCAACATAATGCAGAGACTGAGAAGTGCGGTCGCCTTTTCAACTTCGctgtcgaattttcaaaaaagctGACGTCAAAAGTTCGGTAGTAGTTGGTTTCATAGTTTCATGTACGTAATATAATACGGCGtgtgaaaatgataatgaaaatttcgaacaatcCTCGTTACTTTTCATCGTTGATCATCCTTTTCCTTACTTTTCAAACCGGTAAGTATTATAAgtatttgtgaaaataaattcatttttgtaattcaCTGCGCGTGGGTGTTACTGCGGtacactaaaaaaaaagtttcctccAAATTCGCGCTAATTGACGCAACTTAATTCGACCGATATTCAACTTCACGTGACACTGTCAAGTCCACGATAGAACGTAAAACGTGTACAACGATATTGGTTTGCCATTGTAGGTGCGCCGATCAATTACACGATGGTATGCTATGTATACACATGTTTGATCCACGCAAATATTTGCCTCTATCTGCCTCGGTGAAAGGTATCCGTTTTTCGTTCCTGCTGAATTTATATAGTTTCGTCCAACGTCACTTTAGCGTCGTTTCAACTTCGAGTCCTTGTTATTCGCGGTACATAATATGCGTGTTATATCCACGCATCGTTATTCTATTTCGGTTAACGCGGCGGAAGCAAAGCACGTATGCTGATTGAAATTAAGTATAGTTTCATCTACAGCCTCACTCAGGTAATTAAACGTGCGATTAGGCGGAAGATCGTTACAACCTGCGTCCTATAAAAGtttcgttcaaatttgttGAGCAACGTTTTCTGCCCTCTAAAAAATGTTCCTATCCTATAAATCTACCTTTTGTGCAGCCACTTTTATATACCAACGGAGCTGCGATGATTCAAACGGCCACGAAACACGTGCAATTGATTTTGCGATTTATATATGCCGTGCTGAAAATAGACGTGCGAAACGGTGGGACCGCGAATAACAAAACGCTGTACACCCGATTGGCTAGCAAAGAAATTAATCGTAGTGGAGTCTGAGACAGTATCCCCTGTGCCATAACTCTAAGGAGACATTGAGGATGAATCTAACGAAATATACCCAAAGTTATAATTAcggattaattttttatcgccCTCTAAGGGCTGAGGTAACTCGCGTGGCGAGGCGATGAGGCCGTGGAATTAGGCATGAGAAATCCAGCTTGAGCTTGATGGGTATCAGAGCTGATGGAAACCGAGGGAAACCGAGTCTCTTCTTTGCGTATCGTTACACCAGCTTATAAGTTTCTGGCGTATTAGGTACGTAGGTATGTACGCAAAACGCATGATGCAATCAGGCTCTGAAATGGAACCAGTCCATCACTACTCTCCCTTGGAGACTTAAGGGTCAAGTTTGGCAAACATCCGAGCTGCTCTCCGAGTTCCCACGAAATCCCTGAGGGTAGATGCGATCCTTCCTTGGCCCAGGATACGACGATCCTTCGGCCTCTCCGCCGGATCAGTCGACTCTTATGATACACCGCACTGATTGAACTCTGTAAACACCGAGCTCTCGGTGATTGTCCGACGTACGTACGTTCATGATGAACACGATACGTAATACTACAAACTTCGTTCAAGGCACTGTCGTGGAGATTTTATTGATAAGGTAAATTCAGCAGGCAGTCATAATTTTCAGACTTTACGAAGCGTGAtgattgtaaagaaaaaatccgATTTCTACATCGATTGGCTACgataaagaaaattggaaaggGGTTTGAGGGTAAAAAGTCGATACTTTCTAATGATTTTACCTCTAGAATCGTTTGATTTCATTCTGTGATGGCTCGTTTTGTTCAGAAGACTTGTTTTGTATTCAAATCTATCAGGCTTTGAAGCATTTGGAAACGATTTAAATTCAAACatcgatttataatttttttttcacgattccagtattttctattttcctttttcgacgtttttaaagaaatattcTCAGCATGGCACTATAATACTTTGATTAATACTCAATGTCCGACTACCTCGCAATAAAATGTATACCTGTATTTATTTCTGGAAATGAGGAATTTCGACTTGTaaaggagaaataaaaaaataagaatttgtCTCTCACTGTTTGCTATTTCCTAGTTCTCTCAATGCGACAGAATCGATTTAAACACCAATTACAACGACGCCAATTTACAGAGCGCATTCACGTCGTAGAATTCACATAGTACACCACTTATACGGCCTATGGGGAACGTGTATAATCTTTTCCCCGTTttgataattgaataatctttTTTCAGGTGCTGCCATCGATTGTTTCAAATGCGTTTCGATCGGGGGTAACAATAAGGCTTGCGACGATCCCTTCCACAACAATGGTACCCTCGGTTTCCTGGAGACGCCATGTCTTGGAGGTCGCAAGGGACGCGACGGCTTGTTTCCGGCTACAGCCTGCATCAAAATTGCTGGAAT
This genomic stretch from Neodiprion pinetum isolate iyNeoPine1 chromosome 6, iyNeoPine1.2, whole genome shotgun sequence harbors:
- the LOC124222490 gene encoding uncharacterized protein, whose translation is MIMKISNNPRYFSSLIILFLTFQTGAAIDCFKCVSIGGNNKACDDPFHNNGTLGFLETPCLGGRKGRDGLFPATACIKIAGIYDESGVSLTVRSCALDSGTLTTDSEIIRMSHCGGFYFDEKYVRGCVQSCSDADACNRSGKNSHSAVLILAIFAVLGRL